One window of the Niallia circulans genome contains the following:
- a CDS encoding amino acid ABC transporter ATP-binding protein, whose protein sequence is MIAVTNLKKRFGENIVLDGVNLQVNRGEVLAIIGPSGSGKSTLLRCLNLLEMPDEGTIHIGETNVNVQKMGRKDIHQLRQETAMVFQNYNLFKNKTALQNVTESLIVAKKMNKQDAEKLGKELLVKVGLEDKFHQYPATLSGGQQQRVGIARALAVKPYAILFDEPTSALDPEWVSEVLQVIKDIAQQNTTMIIVTHEMKFAEEVADRVIFMADGNIIEENEPKELFHHPQNIRTKQFLKTLERDE, encoded by the coding sequence ATGATAGCTGTTACAAATCTAAAAAAGAGGTTTGGAGAGAACATAGTATTAGATGGTGTTAATTTACAAGTTAATCGTGGAGAAGTGTTGGCTATTATCGGCCCGTCTGGATCTGGAAAGTCAACATTGCTCCGGTGTCTGAATTTATTAGAGATGCCTGATGAAGGGACTATTCATATAGGCGAGACAAATGTAAATGTACAAAAAATGGGGCGGAAAGATATTCATCAACTTCGCCAAGAAACAGCGATGGTGTTTCAAAACTATAACCTTTTTAAGAATAAAACCGCCTTGCAAAACGTTACGGAATCCTTGATTGTTGCCAAGAAAATGAATAAACAAGATGCGGAGAAATTAGGGAAAGAACTTTTAGTGAAGGTAGGGCTTGAGGATAAGTTTCATCAATACCCTGCCACATTATCAGGCGGGCAGCAACAACGCGTGGGTATTGCTAGAGCACTCGCTGTTAAGCCGTATGCCATTTTATTTGATGAACCAACTTCAGCCCTTGATCCAGAATGGGTTTCAGAAGTGCTGCAAGTTATAAAAGATATTGCACAACAAAATACAACCATGATTATTGTGACCCATGAAATGAAATTTGCGGAAGAAGTGGCTGATAGAGTGATTTTTATGGCAGATGGAAATATCATTGAAGAGAATGAGCCGAAAGAATTATTTCATCATCCACAAAATATAAGAACAAAACAATTTTTAAAAACTTTAGAAAGAGATGAATAA
- a CDS encoding M20/M25/M40 family metallo-hydrolase encodes MTNIEHKTEGLTEKVGQVYKLLAENEQVQKALKFLEEDNEATTKEQIELTEIEAPTFEEKEKGEWYKKRLESLGVQKVTTDEVGNVFGVLTGSGNGPSLVVCAHLDTVFPKGTNVKAVHEDGLIYAPGICDDGRGLAVVLTIIRALAVAGIKTEGDLIIGATVGEEGLGDLRGVKSLFENRQDIDGFISIEPGDPSRITYLGTGSKRFNVLFKGPGGHSFGNFGIPSPIHALGRAIAKISDLATPVEPKTTFNVGMIKGGTSVNTIAETAEMLVDLRSNSQEELEIIESKFLHLMEQAKEEENARWNVEAQVSLQIEKVGDRPAGSQDKNSVIVQAARCATVALGFEPILDQASSTDSNVPIHLGIPALTLGGGGEGGGFHTLQEYYNPTDAHIGAQKILLTILGLVGLEQVTAPLLEKGK; translated from the coding sequence ATGACAAATATTGAGCACAAAACAGAGGGGTTAACCGAGAAGGTGGGGCAAGTATATAAATTACTTGCTGAGAATGAGCAAGTCCAAAAAGCACTCAAATTTTTAGAAGAGGATAACGAAGCAACAACCAAGGAACAAATTGAATTGACGGAAATAGAGGCACCAACCTTTGAAGAAAAGGAAAAAGGAGAATGGTATAAAAAGAGATTAGAATCGTTAGGTGTTCAAAAAGTAACTACAGATGAGGTAGGAAATGTTTTTGGTGTACTGACAGGAAGCGGGAATGGTCCTTCCTTAGTTGTTTGTGCTCATTTAGATACAGTGTTCCCAAAAGGGACAAATGTAAAGGCTGTCCACGAAGACGGATTAATCTATGCGCCGGGGATTTGTGATGATGGAAGAGGGTTAGCGGTTGTTTTAACGATTATACGTGCTCTTGCTGTGGCGGGGATAAAGACGGAAGGAGATCTTATTATTGGTGCCACAGTGGGGGAAGAAGGGCTAGGAGATTTAAGAGGGGTGAAATCATTATTTGAAAATCGGCAAGATATAGATGGTTTTATCTCGATAGAGCCTGGGGATCCAAGTCGTATCACTTATTTAGGCACAGGAAGCAAAAGATTTAATGTTTTATTTAAAGGACCTGGTGGGCATAGTTTTGGGAATTTTGGTATTCCAAGCCCTATTCATGCATTAGGGCGAGCCATTGCCAAAATTTCTGATCTAGCAACACCTGTTGAACCAAAGACGACGTTTAATGTAGGGATGATAAAAGGAGGAACTTCTGTTAATACGATTGCGGAGACAGCAGAGATGCTAGTTGATTTACGTTCGAATTCGCAAGAAGAGCTTGAAATAATCGAAAGTAAATTTTTACATTTGATGGAGCAAGCAAAGGAAGAAGAAAATGCTCGCTGGAATGTGGAAGCACAAGTTAGTCTTCAGATAGAAAAAGTAGGCGATCGTCCAGCAGGATCACAAGATAAAAATAGTGTAATTGTGCAAGCTGCTCGATGTGCGACAGTAGCGCTAGGTTTTGAACCGATCCTAGATCAGGCAAGTAGCACTGATTCGAACGTTCCTATTCATTTAGGGATTCCGGCCTTAACGCTCGGCGGTGGGGGCGAAGGTGGAGGATTCCATACACTGCAGGAGTATTATAACCCTACCGATGCTCATATTGGGGCACAAAAAATATTATTAACGATTCTCGGCTTAGTTGGATTAGAACAGGTTACCGCTCCACTATTGGAGAAAGGAAAATAA
- a CDS encoding EamA family transporter gives MAKWNYALIVFLGGCCYGILSTFVKLAYAAGFSAAEVTGAQYLFGTAITWILVLFTKKYKVTRMQAIKLLLSGIPFGMTGIFYYQSLQTINASLAIILLFQFVWIGTLFEMVIYKKKPTKEKVISIIILLFGSVLAGGISLEGGMDISWQGAGWGLLSAFTFATFIFLSGSVGKNTAPLLKSGLLSLGGLFVVFLVFPPVYLMDFSTLIGVAPYGLLLGVFGAVLPPLLYSIGMPQIGPGLGTILTASELPVAVSMSALVLREQVGMLQWIGVALILGGIAFSNVRLSKAKIVTEY, from the coding sequence TTGGCGAAATGGAATTATGCTTTAATCGTTTTTTTAGGTGGCTGCTGTTATGGAATTTTGTCTACATTTGTTAAACTTGCCTATGCTGCTGGATTTTCGGCAGCTGAAGTAACAGGAGCACAATATTTATTTGGTACTGCCATTACATGGATTCTTGTATTATTTACAAAGAAATATAAAGTAACGCGCATGCAAGCTATTAAACTCTTATTATCTGGTATCCCGTTTGGGATGACAGGAATTTTCTATTATCAATCCTTACAAACAATAAATGCTTCTCTTGCAATTATTTTACTGTTTCAATTTGTTTGGATTGGCACGCTTTTCGAAATGGTTATTTATAAGAAAAAGCCTACAAAGGAGAAGGTCATCTCGATTATTATTCTTCTATTCGGCTCTGTCCTCGCTGGAGGCATTTCTTTAGAAGGGGGCATGGATATTTCCTGGCAAGGTGCCGGTTGGGGATTACTTTCTGCCTTCACCTTTGCTACTTTTATTTTTCTTAGCGGATCTGTTGGAAAGAACACCGCTCCTCTCCTAAAGAGCGGGCTTCTTTCCTTAGGTGGATTATTCGTTGTTTTTCTAGTATTTCCACCGGTTTATTTAATGGATTTCTCCACATTAATAGGGGTAGCACCATATGGATTGCTGCTTGGAGTTTTCGGTGCAGTTCTTCCGCCTCTGCTCTATTCTATTGGAATGCCACAAATTGGACCAGGACTTGGCACTATCTTAACAGCTTCTGAGCTTCCAGTAGCTGTCTCTATGTCAGCACTCGTTTTAAGAGAACAAGTTGGCATGCTGCAATGGATCGGTGTTGCCCTAATATTAGGAGGAATCGCGTTTAGTAATGTTAGGCTTTCCAAAGCAAAAATAGTAACGGAGTATTAA
- the araA gene encoding L-arabinose isomerase has protein sequence MSTNKVFWFVVGSQHLYGEEALKEVKAHAQTMTDTLNESGLLPYPLVLQDLAVSADTITKMMKEVNYRDEVAGVITWMHTFSPAKMWIRGTKLLQKPLLHLATQYNESIPWDTIDMDFMNLNQAAHGDREYGFINARLKKQNKVVVGHWQRAKVQQQIADWMDVAVAYNESFQIKVARFGDNMRNVGVTEGDKIEAQIKFGWTVDYFGIGDLVQYVNEVSENEINDLFAQYEKLYDFDYGSYSKEDWEASVKVQASYEIAIKRFLDEGGYNAFTTNFEDLYGMKQLPGLAVQRLMAQGYGFAGEGDWKTAALDRLLKVMSHNESTGFMEDYTYELAVGQEAALQSHMLEVDPTLASNKPKIIVSPLGIGNREDPARLVFDGKAGDGVVVSMADFGTHYKLLINEVSAFEPTVPAPNLPVARVLWNIKPNFQEGVKAWIENGGGHHTVVSLNLTTDQIITYAKLVDLEYVVIK, from the coding sequence ATGTCAACTAATAAAGTATTTTGGTTTGTTGTAGGATCCCAGCATCTATACGGCGAAGAAGCGTTAAAGGAAGTCAAAGCCCATGCACAAACAATGACAGACACTTTAAATGAAAGTGGTCTACTGCCTTATCCGCTTGTTTTGCAAGATTTAGCAGTAAGCGCAGATACCATTACAAAGATGATGAAAGAAGTTAACTACCGGGATGAAGTAGCTGGCGTCATCACCTGGATGCACACATTCTCTCCTGCGAAGATGTGGATTCGCGGAACTAAGCTATTACAAAAGCCTTTGCTTCATTTAGCAACACAATACAATGAAAGCATTCCATGGGATACGATTGATATGGACTTTATGAATCTAAATCAAGCAGCTCATGGGGATCGAGAGTATGGTTTCATTAATGCACGTTTGAAAAAACAAAATAAAGTAGTGGTTGGCCACTGGCAACGAGCGAAAGTACAGCAGCAAATTGCTGATTGGATGGACGTAGCCGTAGCTTATAACGAAAGCTTTCAAATTAAGGTTGCACGATTTGGCGACAATATGCGTAATGTTGGGGTGACAGAAGGAGATAAAATCGAAGCGCAAATCAAATTTGGCTGGACCGTTGATTACTTTGGAATCGGTGACCTTGTTCAATATGTAAATGAAGTAAGCGAAAATGAAATAAATGATTTATTTGCACAATATGAAAAACTATATGACTTTGACTATGGAAGCTATAGTAAGGAAGATTGGGAAGCTAGCGTAAAAGTGCAGGCAAGCTATGAAATTGCCATTAAACGCTTCCTTGATGAAGGCGGATACAATGCTTTCACCACAAACTTTGAGGATTTATATGGTATGAAACAGCTCCCTGGTCTTGCTGTTCAGCGTTTAATGGCACAAGGCTATGGATTTGCCGGCGAAGGTGATTGGAAGACCGCTGCACTTGATCGCCTTCTAAAAGTAATGAGCCATAACGAGTCAACAGGCTTTATGGAGGATTACACCTATGAATTAGCTGTTGGCCAAGAAGCTGCACTTCAATCACATATGCTAGAAGTCGATCCAACTTTAGCAAGCAATAAACCGAAAATTATTGTATCACCATTAGGGATTGGCAATCGCGAGGATCCAGCTCGATTAGTATTTGACGGAAAAGCAGGAGATGGAGTTGTTGTTTCCATGGCTGACTTCGGTACTCATTACAAGCTTTTAATCAATGAAGTATCCGCATTTGAACCAACCGTTCCAGCCCCAAATCTCCCAGTAGCTCGGGTATTATGGAATATCAAACCAAATTTTCAAGAGGGCGTAAAGGCATGGATCGAAAACGGCGGCGGCCATCATACAGTCGTTTCTCTAAACCTAACAACCGATCAAATTATCACCTATGCAAAACTAGTTGATTTAGAATATGTCGTGATTAAGTAA
- a CDS encoding xylulokinase, with amino-acid sequence MKNNRANTKQDIVEGATSLGIEFGSTRIKAVLINNRFETIATGSYEWENLLEDGYWTYNLVDIITGLQTAYSEMKQEVERNYGVTIRTVGSIGFSAMMHGYLAFDHTGELLVPFRTWRNTTTSTAAKKLTDVFQFNIPERWSIAHLYQAIWNNEQHIPRIDHITTLSGYIHWLLTGQKVIGIGDASGMFPIDETTQDYNESMIEQFDALIAAKEYPWKLKDILPKVAIAGEQAGKLTEIGAKILDRSRNLQPGIPLCPPEGDAGTGMVATNSVKKRTGNVSVGTSVFAMIVLEKDLSAVYPEIDIVTTPDGSPVAMVHANNCTSDLNAWMRLFREFSEAMGQKVEMDKLFHVLLNASLKADADGGGLLSYGYFSGENITGLESGRPLFVRSPESNFNLANFMRVHLFTAFGALKIGMDILTQQENVAIDSILGHGGLFKTPVVGQKIVAAAMNTPVSVMDTAGDGGAWGIAILASYMLNNNENDSLEEYLDKRVFKEVDKQTIYPDRFDVEGFEEFIERYKKGLAIEKAAIENLIH; translated from the coding sequence ATGAAAAATAATCGAGCAAATACCAAACAAGATATTGTTGAGGGGGCAACTTCACTTGGAATTGAATTCGGTTCCACGCGAATCAAAGCTGTCTTAATTAACAACCGTTTTGAAACCATCGCAACTGGAAGTTATGAGTGGGAGAATCTTTTAGAAGATGGGTACTGGACTTACAATTTAGTGGACATTATTACTGGCTTGCAAACCGCTTATAGTGAAATGAAACAAGAGGTTGAGCGAAATTACGGGGTAACTATTCGCACAGTTGGTTCGATTGGTTTTTCTGCGATGATGCATGGCTATTTAGCCTTTGATCATACTGGTGAACTACTTGTTCCATTTCGAACTTGGCGCAATACTACCACAAGTACTGCTGCAAAAAAATTAACTGATGTATTCCAATTCAATATTCCAGAAAGATGGAGTATTGCACATCTTTACCAAGCTATCTGGAATAATGAACAGCATATTCCGCGTATCGACCATATTACTACTTTATCTGGATATATTCATTGGTTACTAACTGGTCAAAAGGTCATCGGCATTGGCGATGCTTCCGGTATGTTCCCAATTGATGAAACAACGCAAGATTATAATGAATCAATGATAGAACAATTCGATGCATTAATTGCTGCAAAAGAATACCCTTGGAAACTGAAGGATATCCTTCCAAAAGTCGCTATTGCTGGAGAGCAAGCCGGAAAATTAACAGAAATAGGTGCAAAAATTCTGGATCGTTCGCGGAATTTACAACCTGGTATTCCCCTATGTCCTCCAGAAGGAGACGCCGGCACAGGAATGGTTGCAACTAACAGCGTAAAGAAACGGACTGGAAATGTCTCCGTTGGAACTTCTGTTTTTGCCATGATTGTATTAGAAAAAGACCTTTCAGCCGTTTACCCAGAAATTGATATTGTTACAACTCCAGATGGATCTCCAGTTGCAATGGTCCATGCCAATAACTGTACGAGTGATTTAAATGCCTGGATGCGCTTATTCCGCGAATTTTCAGAGGCAATGGGACAAAAGGTAGAAATGGACAAATTGTTCCATGTTTTATTAAACGCTTCTTTGAAAGCGGATGCAGATGGTGGCGGATTGCTAAGCTACGGCTATTTTTCAGGTGAAAATATTACTGGTTTGGAAAGCGGCCGCCCCTTATTCGTACGCTCGCCAGAAAGCAATTTTAATTTAGCAAACTTTATGAGAGTCCATCTCTTTACGGCCTTTGGAGCTTTAAAAATCGGTATGGATATTTTAACCCAGCAAGAAAATGTGGCAATAGATAGCATCTTAGGACATGGTGGTTTATTCAAAACTCCTGTTGTGGGACAAAAAATTGTGGCAGCTGCGATGAATACACCTGTTTCTGTCATGGATACTGCTGGAGATGGCGGCGCATGGGGAATCGCTATTCTTGCTTCTTATATGTTAAATAATAACGAGAATGATAGTTTAGAAGAATATCTCGACAAAAGAGTATTTAAAGAAGTAGATAAGCAAACGATTTATCCAGACCGCTTTGACGTAGAAGGCTTTGAAGAATTTATCGAACGCTATAAAAAAGGGTTAGCAATCGAAAAGGCTGCAATCGAAAATTTGATTCATTAA
- a CDS encoding L-ribulose-5-phosphate 4-epimerase, which produces MLEKLKEEVFLANLELPKQGLVKYTWGNASAIDRESGLFVIKPSGVDYETMQPSDMVVIDLEGNVVEGTLNPSSDTATHAVLYKHYHEIGGIVHTHSTWATIWAQSGLDLPALGTTHADTFYGAVPCARFLTQEEIDRGYEAETGKVIIETFEERGLDILAIPGVLLHGHGPFTWGKDAKSAVMNSVVLDEVAKMNLFTRELNHFSKELPQRILDKHYLRKHGKNAYYGQK; this is translated from the coding sequence ATGTTAGAAAAGCTGAAAGAAGAAGTTTTTCTCGCAAATTTGGAATTACCTAAGCAGGGACTCGTGAAATACACATGGGGAAACGCCAGCGCCATTGATCGCGAAAGTGGTTTATTCGTGATTAAACCTAGCGGGGTTGATTATGAAACAATGCAGCCAAGCGATATGGTCGTAATAGATTTAGAGGGAAATGTTGTAGAAGGAACGTTGAACCCCTCCTCTGACACAGCTACTCACGCTGTTCTCTATAAACATTATCATGAAATCGGCGGGATTGTGCATACTCATTCCACTTGGGCAACTATTTGGGCTCAGTCAGGACTTGATCTTCCCGCTCTGGGAACTACACACGCTGATACTTTTTATGGTGCTGTACCATGTGCTCGCTTTTTAACACAAGAAGAAATTGATCGTGGTTATGAAGCAGAGACTGGTAAAGTAATCATTGAAACTTTCGAAGAACGGGGATTAGACATCTTAGCTATCCCTGGCGTTTTGCTTCATGGACATGGTCCCTTCACTTGGGGAAAAGATGCTAAATCAGCTGTTATGAACAGTGTGGTGTTGGATGAAGTGGCGAAGATGAATTTATTTACAAGAGAATTAAATCATTTTTCCAAAGAATTGCCGCAGCGTATTTTAGATAAACACTATTTACGAAAGCATGGAAAGAATGCCTATTATGGTCAAAAATAA
- a CDS encoding MmgE/PrpD family protein: MTDLTKAIVDLIQSSPSYQELTNETKENLEKGVFDYFLSCFASVRFDMNFSTVLHTAIYPTEEGAAVVGTDLKVHPFDACLINGYSAHALDLDDVHSEIRGHPSAIILSLLHALIEKKRDRDRFYEAYLIGIETMKCFAQLLGAQHYEKGFHTTATAGIYGAVAAGAHYLHFDTEKFSQAINLCVSKLSGSRSQFGTMVKPLHAGLTAQSAWQILHFVDKGIVGSANTIQAKNGVLSMYVEQSGNPFEVFEKWGEPWTIDKPGLWFKLYPCCSANAHAIEAIQNIQAQRNFTVEEVTSVDLYFPPNGDAALVYTSPTNGEQGRFSVEYCAALLLKGEALSIENFSVNQIADEIQAGIKKIHRKYDPAIPVKEISYPKGRYCIAKVMLKDGQQLVSRVDAPTGSPGKPLKMQDLASKANTLLGEQANTLNKYFAAGIEGW, translated from the coding sequence ATGACTGATTTAACAAAAGCAATAGTCGACTTGATTCAATCCTCCCCGTCTTATCAGGAGCTTACTAATGAGACAAAAGAGAATTTGGAAAAGGGAGTATTCGATTATTTTCTGTCGTGTTTTGCTAGTGTGAGGTTTGACATGAATTTTTCCACTGTTTTACATACTGCTATTTATCCTACTGAAGAGGGAGCAGCAGTAGTAGGCACTGATTTAAAGGTTCACCCATTTGATGCTTGTTTAATTAATGGGTATTCTGCACATGCATTAGATTTAGATGATGTTCATTCTGAGATTAGAGGACATCCGTCTGCGATTATTTTGAGCTTATTACATGCCCTAATAGAAAAGAAGCGTGATAGAGACCGCTTCTATGAAGCCTATTTAATAGGAATAGAGACGATGAAGTGCTTTGCACAACTATTAGGTGCACAACATTATGAAAAAGGGTTCCATACAACTGCAACTGCGGGAATTTACGGAGCAGTTGCAGCTGGAGCCCATTATTTACATTTCGACACAGAGAAATTCTCGCAAGCTATTAATTTATGCGTATCTAAATTAAGTGGTTCCCGAAGTCAATTTGGAACAATGGTTAAACCGCTGCATGCTGGTCTAACAGCCCAAAGTGCTTGGCAGATTCTTCATTTTGTTGATAAGGGAATTGTCGGAAGTGCTAATACCATTCAAGCTAAAAATGGTGTACTTTCTATGTATGTGGAGCAAAGCGGAAATCCATTCGAGGTTTTTGAAAAGTGGGGAGAACCTTGGACAATAGATAAACCAGGATTATGGTTCAAATTATATCCATGTTGTTCTGCAAATGCCCATGCCATTGAGGCCATTCAGAATATACAGGCACAAAGAAATTTTACTGTTGAAGAGGTTACTTCTGTCGATTTGTACTTCCCTCCCAATGGTGATGCTGCATTAGTTTACACTTCCCCAACGAATGGAGAACAGGGTCGTTTTAGTGTAGAATACTGTGCTGCTTTATTATTAAAGGGTGAAGCATTATCTATTGAAAATTTTTCTGTCAATCAAATTGCCGATGAAATTCAAGCAGGAATAAAAAAAATTCATCGAAAGTATGATCCCGCAATTCCAGTAAAAGAAATTAGTTATCCAAAAGGTAGATATTGTATAGCTAAAGTTATGTTAAAAGATGGTCAACAGTTGGTCTCTAGAGTAGATGCGCCGACAGGTTCACCAGGTAAGCCACTTAAAATGCAGGATTTAGCTAGTAAAGCGAACACATTATTAGGCGAACAAGCCAATACACTAAACAAGTACTTTGCTGCAGGAATAGAAGGCTGGTAA
- a CDS encoding GntR family transcriptional regulator produces the protein MKLKYQIIIDDIKSKILSGDYQVGEQIPTESILQEMYKVSRHTVRKAILELSNDGFLRSEKGSGTYVSNYYQLKGNGKSKRKTIGVITTYISDYIFPSIIRGIESRLNAEDYSLLLASTNNDVEQEKKALEMMLAFGVDGLIVEPTKSNLYNPNIAYYLAFKEQDVPFIMVNAYYEELEVPFFCLDDVKSSYLATNELIAKGHTKIGLIAKMDDLQGKFRMKGYIKALGEAKLRFQAEHVYSFTTETKPDLKVKLKEFLHENMDGMTAIVCYNDEVALEVVNVCRKLNIAIPDQLSVIGQDNSYMAKNANIKLTTLTHPQEKMGHDAAEWIIRKLQGKKDLKNENYYQPELIQGETVKDLTEDAEGRFW, from the coding sequence ATGAAATTAAAGTATCAGATCATCATTGATGATATAAAAAGTAAAATTCTTTCTGGAGATTATCAGGTTGGAGAACAAATTCCTACTGAATCAATCTTGCAGGAAATGTATAAAGTTAGCCGTCATACGGTGCGAAAAGCAATCTTGGAATTGTCCAATGACGGATTTCTCCGAAGTGAAAAAGGATCTGGTACCTATGTAAGTAACTACTATCAATTAAAAGGGAACGGAAAATCCAAAAGGAAAACAATTGGTGTTATTACCACCTATATATCTGATTATATCTTTCCTTCCATTATTCGAGGAATTGAAAGTCGGTTAAATGCAGAGGATTACTCTTTATTATTAGCAAGCACAAACAATGATGTGGAACAAGAAAAGAAGGCATTGGAGATGATGCTGGCATTTGGAGTAGACGGATTAATTGTAGAGCCGACAAAAAGTAATTTATACAATCCAAATATTGCTTACTATCTAGCCTTTAAAGAGCAAGACGTTCCATTCATTATGGTCAATGCCTATTATGAAGAACTAGAAGTGCCATTCTTCTGTCTTGATGATGTGAAATCTAGCTATCTTGCAACAAATGAATTAATCGCAAAAGGGCATACAAAAATTGGACTTATAGCGAAAATGGATGACTTACAAGGAAAGTTTCGCATGAAGGGATACATAAAAGCATTAGGAGAAGCAAAGCTGCGTTTTCAAGCAGAGCATGTTTATTCTTTTACAACCGAAACAAAGCCTGATTTAAAGGTGAAATTAAAGGAATTTCTACATGAAAATATGGACGGAATGACAGCGATTGTCTGCTATAACGACGAGGTAGCATTAGAGGTTGTTAATGTATGCAGAAAATTGAACATCGCCATTCCAGATCAACTCTCTGTTATTGGCCAGGATAATTCCTATATGGCTAAAAACGCTAATATCAAGCTGACAACCTTAACGCATCCCCAAGAAAAAATGGGACACGATGCCGCGGAATGGATTATTAGAAAACTACAAGGCAAAAAAGATTTAAAAAATGAAAACTATTACCAACCAGAACTCATCCAAGGAGAAACAGTGAAAGATCTGACAGAGGATGCAGAGGGACGGTTTTGGTGA
- a CDS encoding amidohydrolase, which translates to MMNMSPELLNDLIVKRRYLHEHPELAFEEFHTTELIKKWLTEQGIAIVELGLETGVVAEIKGALAGPTIAIRADIDALPIIEETDVAFKSKNEGKMHACGHDFHTTAILGAAILINSQKDKLHGNVRFIFQAAEEIAQGAKKFVEKGAIEGVEAIFGMHNKPDLPVGTIGVKSGGLMASVDKFSLRFIGVGGHAGIPHRAIDPIVMASQYVTAVQSIVARRMDLFDNVVVSITSIHGGNTWNVIPDEVKLEGTVRTFQPKAREAVPTIMKKLAESIAEGNGGSVEFVWDDYLPVVNNHQDYEDIVRTTVLDAGYNVVDAVPSAGGEDFAFYQNYIPGFFVWMGVDGPQEWHHPKFNLKEDAIKVAAEFFAKLAENILKND; encoded by the coding sequence ATCATGAACATGTCTCCTGAACTATTAAACGATTTAATTGTCAAACGAAGATATTTGCATGAGCATCCAGAGCTAGCTTTTGAAGAATTTCATACAACGGAATTGATCAAAAAATGGTTAACAGAACAGGGTATTGCCATTGTTGAACTTGGTCTAGAAACAGGAGTTGTTGCGGAAATAAAGGGAGCGTTAGCGGGACCAACCATTGCTATTCGGGCAGATATTGATGCCTTGCCGATAATAGAAGAAACAGATGTTGCATTTAAATCAAAAAATGAAGGGAAAATGCATGCCTGTGGTCATGATTTCCATACAACTGCTATTTTAGGAGCAGCGATTCTAATCAATAGTCAAAAGGACAAATTACATGGAAATGTAAGATTTATTTTTCAGGCTGCCGAGGAAATTGCTCAAGGTGCAAAGAAATTTGTAGAAAAAGGAGCAATAGAAGGAGTAGAAGCTATTTTTGGAATGCATAACAAACCTGATTTGCCAGTAGGAACGATAGGGGTAAAATCAGGTGGACTTATGGCAAGTGTAGATAAATTTAGTTTAAGGTTTATCGGTGTCGGAGGTCATGCTGGTATACCACATCGTGCTATTGATCCGATTGTTATGGCTAGTCAATACGTAACAGCAGTTCAGTCAATTGTCGCAAGAAGAATGGATTTGTTTGATAATGTAGTAGTCAGTATCACAAGCATCCATGGAGGAAATACATGGAATGTCATTCCAGATGAAGTCAAACTAGAAGGTACTGTTCGAACATTTCAGCCTAAAGCTCGTGAGGCAGTTCCGACAATAATGAAAAAGCTAGCGGAGTCTATTGCAGAAGGAAATGGTGGTTCGGTTGAATTTGTTTGGGATGATTATCTTCCCGTGGTAAACAATCATCAAGATTATGAAGATATTGTGCGAACCACTGTTTTGGATGCAGGGTATAATGTCGTCGATGCTGTGCCAAGTGCCGGTGGGGAGGATTTTGCGTTTTATCAAAACTATATTCCTGGATTTTTCGTATGGATGGGAGTGGATGGACCCCAAGAATGGCATCACCCAAAGTTTAATTTAAAGGAAGATGCTATTAAAGTGGCCGCTGAATTTTTTGCTAAGCTCGCGGAGAATATTTTGAAAAATGACTGA